The window GCCCGAATGGCAATGCGGCGATCCGCGTGCGCTGCGCCATGTGGTGCCCGAGAACCGGCTGCGCGTGTACGACGTGCGCGCCGCGATGCGCGGCGTGGCCGACACCGGCTCGCTGCTGGAACTGCGCACCGGCTTCGGCGCCGGCATCGTCATCGCGTTGGCTCGCATCGAGGGCAAGCCGGTGGGCCTGCTCGCCAACAACCCGCATCACCTCGGCGGCGCGATCGACGTGGAGGCGGCGGACAAGGCCGCGCGCTTCATGCAGCTGTGCAACGCGCACGGCCTGCCGATCATCTCGTTGTGCGACACGCCGGGCTTCATGGTCGGCCCCGAGATCGAGGCCCAGGCCCAGGTGCGCCACGTGTGCCGCATGTTCATGGTCGCTTCCCACCTGCGCGTGCCCTACTTCGCGGTGGTGCTGCGCAAAGGCTACGGCTTGGGCGCGCAGGCGATGACGGCGGGCGGCTTCGACGCGCCGGTGTTTACCGTGGCCTGGCCCACCGGCGAGTTCGGCGCGATGGGGCTCGAGGGCGCGGTGCGACTGGGCTTTCGCAAGGAGCTCGAAGCCGCGGCCGAGGGGCACGAGCGCAATGCCTTGTTCAAGAAGCTGGTGGCGCAGCAGTATGCGAACGGCGAGGCGATCCACATGGCGCAGACGCTGGAAATCGACGCAGTGATCGACCCGGCCGATACACGCGCGTGGCTGGTGCGCGGCCTTGCCTCGGCCACAGTGGCTCCGCGGCCGGCCACAACGTTCGTCGACACCTGGTAGCAGCCCACGCGCCTGCGTCCGACACGCTGGCGCGCGGGGGCATGCGTAAACTGCCCCGCTTGCGCACGAACCTGTTGACAAGACGACGATTCCCCCAGGCGGGACTTGCGCGCCGCGCAATCCTCGGGCTGCTGGCCATCCTGGCCTTGCCCTTGCCCTTGCCTGCGCGGCCGGAACCGGCGCAAGCGCCACGCTGGGCCGCGAGCTGGGCCGCCGCGCCGCTCGACTACGTGCCGGCGCCCTTGTTTCCCGGCCTGCCGGCCCTGCCTGCCAGGCCGCAGCGTTTCGAAGGTCAGAGCCTGCGCCAGCTGATGGTGTCGCCGCTGGGTGGCGAGCGTGTGCGGGTGCGCTTTTCGAACCTGTTCGGGCGCCGTCCCTTGCGGCTGCTCGAGGCCAGCGTCGGGCTGGCCGCCGACGCCGGCGCAGTGGCGCCGGCCACGCTTCAGCGCTTGCGCTTCGGCGGACGCAACGGCGTCACGATCGCGCCGGGGCGCGAGGCTTGGAGCGATGCTGCTGCGCTGGCCATCCCGCCGGGCCGGACGGTGGCCGTCAGCTACCAGGTGGAGGCCGGTACGCCCTTCGGCACCGTGCACCCCTTGGGCGCGACCGTGATGACGCCGGACGCTGCCGTCATGCGCGCGGCCTGGCCCGCGGCGACGCCGTCGCCGGTCGCGCACATCGTGACCGGTCTCGATGTCGCCGTGCAAGCCACGCCGCGCGTGGTGGTGGCCTTCGGCGATTCGATCACCCAGGGCACCGGCAACGGCGAGGTCGCGCCGGCGAGCTACCCGGACCGGCTGGCCCAGCGTCTGCGCGAGCAGACCCTTGTGCGCGGCGGCTTCGCGGTCATCAATGCCGGGATCGGCGGCAACCGCCTGCTCGTCGACGGCTCTGGCCCGCGCGGCCTCGATCGCTTCCGGCGCGACGCACTGGGGCAGAGCGGCGTGACGCATGTGCTCATCCTCATCGGCATCAACGATCTCGGTGTGAGCCTGCCGGCCGCCATGCAGGGTTTGTCGCCGGCCTTCCGGCCGGCGAGCAGCGAGCAGCTCGCGGCGGGGCTGCAGCAGCTGATCGCGCAGGCGCGCGAGCGGGGCGTGAAGGTGCTGCTGGGCACGATCACGCCTTTCAAGGGCGCGGGCTACTGGAGCGAAGAAAAGGAGCTGCGCCGGCAGGCCCTGAACCGCTGGATCCGTGGCCGCCAGGATGTCGACGCGGTGGTGGATTTCGACCGCGCGCTGCGCGACGCCGCTGATCCAGCCGCCCTGGACCCGCGGTACGACAGTGGCGACCACCTGCACCCGGGGCCTGCCGGCTACGCCGCGATGGGCGATGCCGTCGACTTGCGCGAATTGAGCGAATAGAAGGGCCCCGGGATGCAACAAAAAGAGACACACGTTTACAAACGGCTGCGGATCGGGCTTACATGCGCTTCACGCGGTCGGAAGAGGATGAAGGCTCCAACAACTCATGAGGGACTCCCCATGAAAAAACTCGCGATTTCTCTTGCCGTGGGCGCTGCGTCGCTCTTGTCGCTGGGCACCGCCGTGATGGCACCGACCACGGCGCAGGCGCAGCCCGCGATCGTCATCCAGACGGCACCGCCCCCGCCCCGGGCCGAGCGCGTGCCGCCGCCGCGCCGCGGCTATGTGTGGGCGCCGGGCCACTACGAGTGGCGCCATCGCCAGCATGTCTGGGTGCCCGGCACCTGGGTGCGTGCCCGGCGGGGCTATGCCTACCGTGCGCCGGAATGGCGTGAGCGCGATGGGCGCTGGGAATACAACCGCGGCCGCTGGGACCGCGATCGTGACGGCGTGCCGAACCGCATGGACCGCGACCGCGACAACGACGGGGTGCCCAATCGCTACGACAGCCGCCCCAACAACCCGAATCGCAATTGATGTGATCCGAGCCTGAACAAACGCCCGCCCAAGCGGGCGTTTTCGTTCAGCCGAACAGGCTGAAG is drawn from Variovorax sp. PBS-H4 and contains these coding sequences:
- a CDS encoding YXWGXW repeat-containing protein, which encodes MKKLAISLAVGAASLLSLGTAVMAPTTAQAQPAIVIQTAPPPPRAERVPPPRRGYVWAPGHYEWRHRQHVWVPGTWVRARRGYAYRAPEWRERDGRWEYNRGRWDRDRDGVPNRMDRDRDNDGVPNRYDSRPNNPNRN
- a CDS encoding SGNH/GDSL hydrolase family protein, with the protein product MRKLPRLRTNLLTRRRFPQAGLARRAILGLLAILALPLPLPARPEPAQAPRWAASWAAAPLDYVPAPLFPGLPALPARPQRFEGQSLRQLMVSPLGGERVRVRFSNLFGRRPLRLLEASVGLAADAGAVAPATLQRLRFGGRNGVTIAPGREAWSDAAALAIPPGRTVAVSYQVEAGTPFGTVHPLGATVMTPDAAVMRAAWPAATPSPVAHIVTGLDVAVQATPRVVVAFGDSITQGTGNGEVAPASYPDRLAQRLREQTLVRGGFAVINAGIGGNRLLVDGSGPRGLDRFRRDALGQSGVTHVLILIGINDLGVSLPAAMQGLSPAFRPASSEQLAAGLQQLIAQARERGVKVLLGTITPFKGAGYWSEEKELRRQALNRWIRGRQDVDAVVDFDRALRDAADPAALDPRYDSGDHLHPGPAGYAAMGDAVDLRELSE